One window of the Dreissena polymorpha isolate Duluth1 chromosome 5, UMN_Dpol_1.0, whole genome shotgun sequence genome contains the following:
- the LOC127832435 gene encoding isatin hydrolase-like: MKVYHLFLLAIIVLAKAEPEMQIVDLTHVQNSDTINWPGLPLYNFTVLLRGRNPVGGHWFESNSFATAEHGGTHLDAPAHFYENRSRTHQIPMAKLVGWGVIINVKSKAAQNTDYRVTVDDIQNWEAQYGRIPDGAVVVMNSGWHQKYPNKTQVFGTESTTDPAKFHFPGFHENAADWLVKNRNIHVIGVDTPSTDYGQSKTYPVHVILGRANVPGLENVANLDAIPEFGSIISVAVIKLQDGSGGPARVFATLAPTNDCLISAYLNIGLTFIALMSSSMVLTAD; the protein is encoded by the exons ATGAAAGTCTATCATTTATTTCTGCTTGCCATAATTGTGTTGGCAAAAGCAGAACCGGAAATGCAGATTGTCGATCTGACGCATGTTCAGAACAGCGATACCATTAACTGGCCTGGGCTTCCCTTATACAACTTCACTGTTCTGTTAAGAGGACGAAATCCTGTTGGCGGACATTG GTTTGAGTCGAATTCATTCGCGACTGCGGAGCATGGGGGTACGCATCTAGACGCACCTGCACATTTCTACGAGAACAGATCCAGGACCCATCAAATTCCCATGGCGAAACTTGTGGGATGGGGAGTGATTATCAACGTTAAG TCAAAAGCTGCACAGAATACCGACTACCGCGTCACCGTTGACGACATACAAAACTGGGAGGCGCAGTACGGCCGCATTCCCGACGGCGCTGTTGTCGTCATGAACTCGGGATGGCACCAGAAATACCCCAACAAGACCCAAGTTTTCGGGACCGAGTCCACGACCGATCCAGCAAAATTCCATTTCCCGGGATTCCACGAGAACGCCGCCGATTGGCTGGtaaaaaatagaaatattcaCGTGATTGGTGTTGACACGCCCTCAACTGATTATGGCCAATCTAAGACATATCCGGTTCATGTGATTCTAGGGCGCGCGAATGTACCAGGCCTTGAAAATGTCGCAAATTTAGATGCCATCCCGGAGTTTGGTTCCATCATTTCAGTAGCTGTAATAAAACTTCAAGACGGAAGCGGGGGTCCAGCAAGAGTTTTTGCCACGTTGGCACCAACCAATGATTGTTTAATTAGTGCATATCTCAACATTGGACTGACATTCATTGCGTTGATGAGTAGCAGCATGGTTCTCACAGCAGATTAA